The segment AAGAGAAAATACTCTTATGTGCATATTGATGGTAATTACTATACTGATCGGTGTAACTTTTAAAAAGGACTGTGTGCTACTGCACAGTGACTTTGTGAGCCCCCACTGAGTCCATATATATATGGCccgaagtatgtggacacctgaccattagcttttTGTTCCAAAAGATCttaaatgtgtctgtgggaagttgtgcccatttggtcaaacaagcatttaagatgctgatgctggacaagaaggcctggcttacaattgatgttttaattcatttcaaaggtgtttaatagggttgaggtcagggctcagtgcAGGACACTGTCAAAGAGTCTCCTGTCAAATAATCAATCTTTATGGATCGATCATACAGGGGCATAGTCATCCTGAACAGAAAACATATTTCcacacctttttggatgctcaagcATATAAGTTGTTTTACTATTATCAATAGTGTGTGGTTGAAACACATGAGTTAAatcattaaaaggggtgtccacatattttggttATATGCGAGTGATCTTCAAAaactttccacacttttatattttggttggaagcggtgagggtgggaggacgagtcggtcatgtctgagagacgcttatagtctggatttagctccatctgagttccacctttttggacgctcaaagaagctttaaggggaagaagattttcatgtgatgatgatgggaaagcagcgctgcatcagggGCTACGtgcttaaccaaaaacatttttagatataactttttataacttttttaaattcattttctcccaatttgtagcacgtccaattttttacccaattgtgttatgcttcctcttgaTTGGTGCTAACctccgcccctgattgaggagagcgaattGATACACgcccccctccaacatgtgagcagtagccgactgcattttttcacccgcacgagtcgagttcatcagccttgtgtacggagagccacaccctgatcaacattattcctccactctgtgcagacgccatcaatcagccagcagaggtcgtaattgcatcagttatgagagagtccctatccggcttccctaTCCCAGccagatagcagagctgagattcggtaCGATGTAttaaaaatcccagctctggtgtgctagcgtgttttaccgctgcgccacctgagcgacgtgcagaaaccttttgaagaaccctcgtatatagTGGTCTCAATATATAGATGCTAGTACTTCTTAAACTATTTGCATTTGTATACCTGACATGTGTGAGTTCAAATTTGAAATGTTAGTCTTATCCAGAATGAGAGTTAGACGCAGTTCCATTCACCCGTTCACACTGCTGTTTTACAGCTGGATTATATTAAGAGCAGATAAGTGCTGTTGTTATTTAAAGACCTGCTGAGTGCCTTATATACTTTTGTAAGTATACTAGTTATTTGTTAGGAAAAGTAAAGTCTGGTGTTGGTCGTTACTTGTACAGTTGTTTACTTGTATAATTGTGAATAGGAATTTGGGGTTACATGACGttctttacattttctttaaactgaTCTTTTACATTGACCCTTCTgtgtaaatatgttttgttttaagaTTAGAACAAAGAACATAATATGCAGCAGATCTCAGTGTTCATGTGAAGGGTAAATCTGTAAACATTCACATGGCTGATCCATTTCTGTGTTCTGTTTCTTATTGTCATTAAGTTCTACATGTTTTGTATATGGATGTTTTGTAAAGATCTTTGTCATTTTTAGGAGTTTCTATAAAATttgtacacatttttaaaatacattttttatttttaaacgcTTGTGTAAATTTTGCTCAAAGGTTGTAAGAATTTTTAAAAGATGATTTCAAGTTATgtgtaaattttattatttgttttttacgtCGCAATAATTTTATAtggttttataaaataaatagattttatgTACTAATCTTTGTAAATGTGAGTTATGTTGCATCActattgtacagtatatacacccagccataacattaaaaccaccttcttgtttctacactcactgtccattttatcagctccacttaccatatagaagcactttgtagttctacaattactgactgtagtccatctgtttctctacatacttttttaacctgcttttaccctgttcttcaatggtcaggacccccacatgaccaccacagactaggtattatttaggtggtggatcattctcagccctgcagtgacactgacatggtggtggtgtccactctattagactctcctacctagtctgtccaccttgtagatgtaaagtcagagacgatcgctcatctattgctgctgtttgagttggtcatcttctagaccttcatcagtggtcaaaggaccctgcccacagggcagtgttggctggatatttttggttggtggactattctcagtccagcagtgacagtgaggtgtttaaaaactccagcagcgctgctgtctctgatacacttataccagcacaacacacactaacacaccaccaccatgtcagtgtcactgcagtgctgagaatgatccacaactcaaataatacctgctctgtgggggtcctgtgggggtcctgaccattgaagaacagcatgaaagggggctaacaaagcatgcagagaaacagatggactacagtcagtaattgtagaactacaaggtgcatTATATTCAGTATCAGAATAAAATTGGTAGTTGATGCATTTAATACACAGTCACCTAGAATATAGAACAACACGTACTCCAGTTCAAGCTTCAGATATCTCTTTTTATTTCCATCTACCAGCAGGTGCGGATCAACCTACGAttcagcattttcagcatttgttAATAACAGGAATCACTTTGAAGACATGCGCATGACGTGCTTGACCATGTTCCCAATGCCATCGAAGATGTAATGGTAGTGATAGTCTGTCTCCCACATGAAGGTCGGGGTGCTCACTACCTTGTTTTTCTCGTCCACATAGGCCtcgtaagagagagagagttaagGAAGAGCAGATATGTGattacaaacaaaaacacaaacatcatTACACAGCAGGGAAATCAAGAGTAGTTTTGTCTTAATAAACCTCTAATCATTTCATAATTCACCCACATCTGGAAACGTTTGTTACTAAGAATTCATAATACAGgggaacctcgatttaatggACCTCTATTTAACGGATTTcagatttaactgacaaaatctGGACAGCTGAATGACCAgtctgattgtttaaaattccagcaAGAAGCGTACCATGAgcaccaagaccagtagttcaatAATTGTCCGCTAGACGGTGCTCATCTCTCCgtttacatttttttgttttgtcaggaggctcgctttgttctcgcttatttctctgttttatgcttcatttttgcaagTTATAGAGCTTAGTTCTGCACCAgcgctgctccagtagccaccagcagggCTTCAGAGTCCGAATAATAAATAGTCTGAGTCCCCACTATATgatcacagcaaaaaaaaactccaccacacaaggtaaatgaaatttctccccattagtacagtacaccaattttaatacttatttacaggttttacatgacaCATTTACGTATCTAAATCGTATttacgtcgctgtacacgcctcttccgacacgtgtacagccctcctctcccctgcactctgcacaggcgtctcttccgccaatcagggtccttacacagcgaatgaagacccacccacccacacatagtccggcccccaccctgcagatacggtaggccaattagtatctgctgcaggcactgccaattatgcccgccagatggcacccagccgaccgacTTTTCTAAACTAGCCATGTAAAACCTCTCACAAGGCGGATTCACACAGGGGTCAGTAtcgcgtacggagagtcacgcactgctttCCGTTATCCCTCGTGTAGTCACCATCGACCAGCCATCAGAGGCTGTAATTGCAGTAGTGGtgaggaatcccttcagccCTCCCAcccagccaatcatgcctgcgTGTAGGTGCCCGACCaaccgatagcagagctgagatttgaactctcaagctcgaaatctcagcactggtgggctagcgtgttttattcCCTACTTGTTATCACTTGAATCGATATTGTTTCCACTCTGCTGCATTTTTGTTAGGATATGTAAGGCTCACGGACGTTGTGACGAGCCCCCATGCTCTTCACAGCCTGCACCATGTTGGTGTTTGGCCATCGGCCCCAGCGGCTGTTCTCATCTCGCTCATAACCCATGGTGACCTCCAGACTTGGCAGAACACGGCAGGCCAGCAGAGGAGACATGCTGGACAAACTGAGACCAAAAAAGCAGGTTAATAAATGGCGAAAATCAACGTAATAAAAATTAGGAAGTCTGTTATGATGTTTTAAACTAGTAAGCAATTACTGcaggacttgttttactttagCATTAGAAACTTTTCATTTCACATCAGGAATGTATGTTCatgttcagccataacattaaaaccacctccttgtttctacactccctgtctattttatcagctccacttaccatatagaagcactttgtagttctacaattactgactgtagtccatctgtttctctgcatgctttgttagccccctttcaccctgttcttcaatggtcaggacccccacaggaccaccacagagcaggtattatttaggtggtggatgattctcagcactgcagtgacactgacatggtggtggtgtgttagtgtgtgttgtgctggtatgagtggatcaaacacagcagcgctgctggagtttttaaacacctcactgtccctgctggactgtgaatagtccaccaaccaaaaatatccagccaacagcaccccgtgggcagcgtcctgtgaccactgatgaaggtctagaagatgaccaactcaaacagcagcaatagatgagtgtctaatagagtggacagtgagtggacacagtatttaaaaactccagcagcgctgctgtgtctgatccactcataccagcacaacacacactaacacaccaccaccatgtcagtgtcactgcagtgctgagaatgatccaccacccaaataaaataactctgtggtggtcctgaccattgaagaacagggtgaaagcaggttaaaaaggtatgtagagaaacagatgaaccacagacaataattgtagaactacaaagtgcttctatatggtaagtggagctgataaaatggacagtgagtgtagaaacaaggaggtggttttaattttatggctgatcagtgtaaacatgGACACATAAATTGCTTTGTGCTTGGTTAATTACCCAATAGGTTTGCCATTACGATGGAATTCCTTCAGAACTTTCTCCACATCATTGTGCAGCTTGCAATCTTTTCCATCCTTGTTAAAACTGGAcctgctcacacagatgcaaTTTAAAAGCTTAATAATCTGTTCTGAAACTGTAACAGCACTGCAAATATGATACTAGAAAAAGCCAGATGATAGACAAGTAACAGGAATTATTAACCAAGCTGATGTCCCCTCAGAGTAAAAAAGTAGCactctttttctcatctctgtgcaggtgccatcaatcagccagcagaggtcataattgcattagttatgagagagtccctatccagctttacTATCCCACCCctttctgaacaacaggccaatcgttgttcgtgtggctgctcagcctagccggtaGGCAGTGCTGAGACTCAGTACAAGTCATAGTTAATTTAAACTGCGGTTCCTATTTCTGTATTAACCAATTTTgactgtcattttttttttctcaaataccactcactcactcattcactttcttaaccgcttatccaattaggattGCTTCCTGGAgccaatcccagcttttcaatgggtgcaaggcacacagtaacaccctggatggggcgcaagtccatcgcagggcagacacacatacacacacacacacccattcacctataaggcaattcagtgtctccacttaacctgactgcatgtttttggactgtgggaggaaaccggagctcccggaggaaacccacgcagacacggggagaacatgcaaactcagcacggaaagaacccggactgccccgcctggagatcgaacccaggaccttcttgctgtgaggcaacagtgctacccaccacgcaaccgtgccgccctcaaaTACCATTGTTTGTTAATTATAAACATTTACTTTAGACTAGGCTTGAAAGGCATGCAACAGAATTTTGTGATCTTGTTGCATAACACAAAATCAATCAAGGTTTTTCTTTCTAAATACagcttttaaattatattaagctgtttaaaaaaattattaacattCGTCTTTAGTTATTTAACCTGGTGGTGGTTGAGTGTATTTTggagcacaaggcagaaatacaccctggacactcTTACCTGGAAGCAATTTAGGATATACCAGAGCGACCATCTACTACTAAACACCTTCTAGTGTTTCTGAAGGGTGGGAGGAATTTGGAGTGCAATATcaattattttatctatttaaaACTCATTCTCACAAGTTCTTGACAATGCCGTGTCCTCCAGGGAAGATAATTCCATCAAAGCTGTTGACATCCAGACTGGAAAGGTCCTGCATCTTCATCATGCCCTGACCATGACTGAAACGGGCGGACTCCATCATCATGTTCCTGCACCAGAAACGtcaattagaaaaaaaattatttataaatgttaacGTGGTATTTTCAAACAAGTAGCAGTTATCTTGACATTTGGTAGCTTATATCCATTATTCATACTCTGTCAGATTTGtgcagtaaataaatgattttaataaatAGCAAGAGGAATATGGGATGAAGAGGTTCACCTGTTCTCTCCAGAGGAGGGCTGCATCTTCATGTGGTCCACCACATGCATCTGCTGCTGGTTGGGAGCGAAGATCTGAAACCGGGCACCATTACGGCTCAGGTGATACATggtgctttaaaaaatagagtaTTAGAGTTATACGGTTATATTAATTTCACTTAATTTCCATAATcacattttttatgcattttcttccttttcctaatgatttttagtgcgtccacttttttacccaattgcgttatgcttcctttccactggtgctgacccccgccccgattgaggaaagcgaactgacacacgcccctctgacacgtgtgcagtagccgactgcatcttttcacctgcacgaggcgagttcatatgtggatcacctttgtgtacagagagccacaccctgatcacattattcccCGACTCTGTGTAGGAGcagtcagtcagccagcagaggtcgtaattgcatcagttatgaggtccctctctgggttacccaccctgtatgaacaacaagccaatcattgtttatatagccgcccaacccagccggatggcagagctgagattctatacgaTTTATTCGAAAtcctagctctggtgtgctagtgtattttaccgtcgcgtcacctgagcggccatgaaCACACTCGTACTGCTGATGTGTATAAGTTACATTTCTAATCATAATGAGTCTATTTCCAAATCGCTCTCATAGTTCTAAATactaaacaccttaaatctgtAATGGTTAACCTTTTTGGAACATTTGTAGTGCTCAAGTGTTCTATCGgccagttgggcatctacatacagacatgattggctatgtttgagaAGGGTGGatgttactgcattgctccTAGTGATCccgggaaaccagacccaccatgacctttACCAtggcccctgttgggcccttgagaaaggcccttaaccctcaattgcttagacagtattctgtcacagtactgtaagttgttttggatagtagcgtctgctaaatgctgaaaatgtaaatgctaataCTGACCTATAAAATTTGAAGTTGTCTGTGGAGGAAAATGGTACTGCAACATTTGTAACGTCAGTTGTGTTGCACCCCTTACAAATAAGTCTTGATAAGTGtcaatttattatttgtttaatcaGTATTCAAACAGTGTTTAGTGACTAGAAGACTAGGTTTTCATTTCTGATTTGTTTATACTTACTATGCAGCTTCATGGACATCAGTTCCATCCCACCAGCCACAGCCTGAAAACACCTAGAGACCAGAGAAATAGATTAAGCTGCATATATTATTGCATCACCAAGTCTCCAAAACTACCATCATACGCCACCTCCATGGCAGCAGATTATTAGGAAGCTTTGGCAGAATGCCAGATGCATTTCTCATCATCTAACCACAAATGTAAGCACCAGAAACCAAAATTAAGCTTTTCAGCAACAACCACTCTAAATAGGTTTGGTGTAAGATGTAATACTATATTGAAAAAGAACCCGCTGTCGTCTGTTAAGTATGGTGTAAGCTATATGGGTTTTTTTGGGGCTTTTATCCTCCAAATGCAATGGGAACCTTGTTATGTTACATGGCATCATCAAATAACAggacattttttattaaaacctgtctgcctctgccaagTTACAAAAAATTGGTCATCATCAAATCTTTCAGCagaacaatgatccaaaacatcaAGCTTCTACCATCTCAGTTCCCCTCTAAATCCCACAGAAAGGCTGTGGGGTGAACTAAAGAGGAGAGTGCAGAGAGAACATATGACCTTTAAGAATGGACTTAAATGCCCTGCTATGTATTCTCCAACCATATAAAGAAGCTACAGAACACAATGTGATGATTTATTGATTTCCCAATTATTGGCACACCTAGCAAAAAGATGGTTCCTCAGTGTTACACCACCTGTTAAACATGAAGAAAGGAAACCTGATTTTTCTGGATCCAGAAGCAACAGTTTCCTGACCGAATGATGTCCTCACAACATCTGGTCTACATATTTCAACTCTACATCAGAACTACCTCAGAAGACAAGAACAAGGTAGAAGGTTTCACATCATGGAACGGCCAGCAGTCTCCAGACTCAAGCTGGTTTGAGATTAACTGGTCCGAAAGATGAatgcaacccccccccccccaaatgtAACACACTTGTGGGAACTTCAGGAACAGTGTTGGGAGGAACttcttattttctattttatttatgcattttctccaatttgtcttccgctgctgggggatccctgactgcagtctaggtgggtatattgctgctcacgcctcctccaacccacgcacagcccttaacggaacctttttttcacctatgcattctgcacaggcacctctccatctgctaatcagggtccttacacagcgtttaaagaccccacccacatagtccggtcatctctcgctagcagaaacgtgtctgctgcaggcactgacaattatgcccgctagatggtgcccagccggccggtggcaacaccgagtttcaaaccgaggagttcagaatctcggcgcggGGGAGGAACTTTCTAAACAAAATTTGGTTTCTATTGTAGAATGTCTCAGGTGTGTTCAGTTGTTATACCTGCATATGGTGGCTACTTTAAGAAGTCAAATTTTTTAACCTAATGCGGCAATAGAAATAAATTAAGCTTTGTTTGCTGATGCAAACCATTTCTTCAGGTGTCTCCTATTTTTTGCTTACTTGTTAGTTAAAAACAGTTCTGGAACAGACCTAGTTGGTACACCTTCTAGGTCAGTATTTTTTGGACAATATTGCACTgcatttgcagctataacagactTCACTCTTTTGTAAAGGCTTTGCACAAAAGTTTAGAGCAAATCTGTGGAAATACAGTATGTGTCTATTCATTACCattttcaaaataaataatattggccgctcaggtggcgcagcggtaaaatacgctagcacaccagagctgggatttcgaatacatcatatcgaatctcagctctgccatccggctgggctgggcagctacatgaacaacgtttggctgttgatCATCCAGGTAGGAAGCTATATAGGGACAtcctaactgatgcaattatgacctctgcaggctgattgatggcatctgcacagagtctgggaataatgctgatcagggtgtggctctctgtgcacaaggctgatcagcatatgaacttgcctcgttcAGGTGAATAGATGCAGTCAGtattgcacacatgtcggagggggcgtctgtcagttcgctctcctcggtcagggcgggggtcagcaccagtagagaggaagcttaacgcaactgggtaaaaattggacgcgctaaaaatcgcgagaaaatgcatttaacaaataatcatatttatttttatttatttgtttatgttgATTAATTTCCGTGCTATTTTAGGcctgtagtgtacagtgtaactgagtttttttttaaagcacttataaataaaattttgttaatatttaattttattattattataaaataagcatttgtgaggtcaggcattaTTGCTGAACTAGAAGGCCTGCCTGGCTGTCAAAATTCAAATTCACACCTAAGGTCAGTGGGGTTGAAAATTGGAATTCTTAAACAGTAAGTGCAAAATATTACACACTTAGTGCATAGTGACACAGTCTAAAGTTCAACTTCTAAAAAACTTACCACAGCAATGTTGGAGTTTCCCCAGTTCCCCCAGTCTCCATGGTGTACCATGCAAGCAGGTTGGCGGCTGAGCACAGCTGCTGCTTGCTTCACCAAAAGAGCCCTTGACGCCAGCATGGTTGGGTGATCTTCCTCGGTGCACAAAGATCAGTCAACAAGTTCTGCAGCCAGACGTAACCCTCGTCCACTCCCGATGAAGTCAAAGCCTTTTATACTGATATTCACTGTGTTGGCGGTTACGTGGACGTCACTTCCTAAGCTTAACGTCTGAGAAGATTTTGAGTGGGAGCCACGTCTTCCTTTTTTATCACATCCCTACTAATACCTGCGCCAGTTATctcattacacaaaatgctGTTCTTTAACTGATGATGACAGGCTGAACCCTTTGGCACTCTAGACAATCCGATTGTCTCCTGAATTTAAGCAGGTGTCTGGGATTAAGATTATAGTAAAGACTGAACTACTACCTACTACTACCTTCTCTAGTTTTTATATTTAGGATAACAtagtaattcattcattcactgtctgtgttttaccatcactttatccAGCATTGGGTTGTGATAGGTccaattcattgggcaaaaggtaggaaacaccccagacaggttggcAGTCTAtcactagtccatcacagggcacacacacacacacacacacacacattcacacatgcaATTTCTAGTAGCGCCAACTGGCCTAactgcatgttcttggactTGTGGGATGAACCCAAGggcaccctgaggaaacccacgtagacatttacattacatttgacattttcagcatttagcagatgcctttatccaaagcgacttacagtgctgtgacagtatacagcctgagcaattgagggttaagggtcttgctcaagggccccacagcagcaacctggcagtggtggggcttgaaccagcgatcttttgattactagtctagtctcttaaccgctaggctacaactgctctacatctaggacagacagacaaacagacagacagacagacagacagacagacagacagacagttagacagatagatagatagatagatagatagatagatagatagatagatagatagatagatagacagacagacagacagacagacagatagagaggcatacagacagacatagggagaacatgcaaacaccacacagaaaggaccctggctgcctggTGTGgaaatcgaaccaaggaccttcttgctgtgagacgatgatgctacccactgcaccacggTACCAACCACAGTCATAGAAATGTCTGTATTACCTTCTTATAAAGTGATCATACTTCAAATaccgtaaaaaaaaaacatttttttattaatatactaattaattatttatagtcCAGCCcgtgtaaatgtgtatataaaGCAGACAAAACGTAACtgcctttgttttttttctaatacTGATAATCCCTCATAATTCTCAACTATTATAATATCCTTAATGCAACAATTATCTTTAATCTAAGATATACAAGCATAGGTCCTGGATCTTTATTACACCCTGACTGTGACTGAAGCTGGTTAGACTCCATGCTCCTGCTCAAAATTAACTATGAAggttaaaacataataaaagcaACGTTAGTTTTGGCATGTCTAAgttgtagtgagtgtgtgagccCTTTAAAGCTCATTACCTAAATGAGCTTTGAATCGCAGTAATGCCGTCTGTTTGCTGGCACCTAGGGCAGCGATCCAAGGCTAAGGGCTAAAGGTCTACACGGCAAAATCTTACAGTGGTCGTTACTATAAAGTATTCTCATTGTAGTGCAAAGTTACATCGACTTACATCCAAATCTTAAAGAAATGATTTGTCTTGCAGCTCCTAGGCTCCAGAATTATGTTAACTTCTGTATGGTGATTATTATATTCACAAATTTCTTCtaattatttaacaataaattacaaactcaaatgtaaaaattatggttttttgtgtttgtctGTACATATAATGAGAGGCTGCAGTAAAATGTAGTAGTGCACAGTTACAGCATATCTTGTGAGAGATTAAAtagtttgttattagta is part of the Trichomycterus rosablanca isolate fTriRos1 chromosome 7, fTriRos1.hap1, whole genome shotgun sequence genome and harbors:
- the gatd3l gene encoding ES1 protein, mitochondrial → MLASRALLVKQAAAVLSRQPACMVHHGDWGNWGNSNIAVVFSGCGWWDGTDVHEAAYTMYHLSRNGARFQIFAPNQQQMHVVDHMKMQPSSGENRNMMMESARFSHGQGMMKMQDLSSLDVNSFDGIIFPGGHGIVKNLSSFNKDGKDCKLHNDVEKVLKEFHRNGKPIGLSSMSPLLACRVLPSLEVTMGYERDENSRWGRWPNTNMVQAVKSMGARHNVREPYEAYVDEKNKVVSTPTFMWETDYHYHYIFDGIGNMVKHVMRMSSK